One Halarcobacter ebronensis genomic window carries:
- the ilvD gene encoding dihydroxy-acid dehydratase, producing MRSDEVKKGFDRTPHRSLFRATGLKDEDFDKPFIGVANSFIEVIPGHFFLDKVSKIIKDEIRANGCVPFEFNTIGVDDGIAMGHDGMLFSLPSRELIANSIETVMNAHKLDAMIAIPNCDKIVPGMIMGALRVNVPTVFVSGGPMAKGHTKDGKPIDLATAFEAVGKHEAGQMSDEELKDIECNACPSGGSCSGMFTANSMNTLMEAMGIALPGNGTILALTPEREELYKKAAKRVCEIAKDAASREKFKLRNILNENAVRNAFAVDMAMGGSSNTVLHMLAIAKEAEVNFNLEDINSISKKVSHIAKISPSLSTVHMEDINRAGGVNAVMKEMTKRGNDILIDNLTITGETLYEKIADAFIKDTSIIHTIDNPYSKVGGLAILYGNLAEQGAVIKTAGITGDRVFTGKAVCFDGQPEAISGIIGGKVKAGDVVVIRYEGPKGGPGMQEMLAPTSLIMGMGLGSSVALITDGRFSGATRGASIGHVSPEAAEGGMIGLLKDGDEIHIDVDQYILSVNLSDEEIAKRKAEFKPLKKTLKSKWLGQYRALVTNASSGAVLKTDL from the coding sequence ATGAGAAGTGATGAAGTAAAAAAAGGTTTTGATAGAACTCCGCATAGATCACTATTTAGAGCTACAGGATTAAAAGATGAAGATTTTGATAAACCATTTATTGGAGTTGCAAACTCTTTTATAGAGGTAATTCCAGGTCATTTTTTCCTTGATAAAGTTTCAAAAATTATAAAAGATGAGATAAGAGCAAATGGATGTGTGCCATTTGAGTTTAATACAATTGGTGTTGATGATGGTATTGCAATGGGACATGATGGAATGTTATTTTCACTTCCAAGTAGAGAGTTAATTGCAAACTCAATTGAAACTGTAATGAATGCACATAAACTTGATGCAATGATTGCTATTCCAAACTGTGATAAAATAGTTCCAGGTATGATTATGGGTGCATTAAGGGTAAATGTTCCAACAGTATTTGTAAGTGGTGGACCAATGGCAAAAGGTCATACAAAAGATGGTAAACCTATTGACTTAGCAACAGCATTTGAAGCAGTTGGAAAACATGAAGCTGGACAGATGAGTGATGAAGAGTTAAAAGATATTGAGTGTAATGCCTGTCCAAGTGGTGGTTCATGCTCTGGTATGTTTACAGCAAACTCTATGAACACACTTATGGAAGCTATGGGGATTGCACTTCCAGGAAATGGAACAATCTTAGCTTTAACCCCTGAGAGAGAAGAGTTATACAAAAAAGCAGCTAAAAGAGTTTGTGAAATTGCAAAAGATGCAGCTTCAAGAGAAAAATTCAAATTAAGAAATATCTTAAATGAAAATGCTGTTAGAAATGCTTTTGCAGTTGATATGGCAATGGGTGGAAGTTCAAATACTGTTTTACATATGCTTGCAATTGCAAAAGAGGCAGAAGTTAACTTTAACCTTGAAGATATTAACTCTATTTCAAAAAAAGTTTCACATATTGCAAAAATCTCTCCATCACTTTCAACAGTTCATATGGAAGATATAAATAGAGCTGGTGGTGTAAATGCAGTTATGAAAGAGATGACCAAAAGAGGTAATGATATCTTAATAGATAACTTAACAATCACTGGTGAAACTCTTTATGAAAAAATAGCAGATGCTTTTATAAAAGATACTTCTATTATCCACACTATTGATAATCCATATTCAAAAGTTGGCGGCTTGGCAATACTTTATGGAAATCTTGCAGAGCAAGGGGCAGTTATAAAAACTGCTGGTATTACAGGAGATAGAGTATTTACAGGAAAAGCTGTATGTTTTGATGGACAACCTGAAGCAATCTCTGGAATCATTGGCGGAAAAGTAAAAGCTGGTGATGTGGTTGTTATTAGATACGAAGGTCCAAAAGGTGGTCCAGGTATGCAAGAGATGTTAGCGCCAACTTCACTTATCATGGGTATGGGACTTGGAAGTTCAGTTGCACTAATTACTGATGGAAGATTTTCAGGAGCTACAAGAGGTGCTTCAATTGGTCACGTAAGTCCAGAAGCAGCAGAAGGTGGAATGATTGGTTTACTAAAAGATGGTGATGAGATTCATATTGATGTTGACCAATATATTTTAAGTGTAAATCTAAGCGATGAAGAGATTGCAAAAAGAAAAGCAGAATTTAAACCACTTAAAAAAACACTTAAATCAAAATGGCTTGGACAATATAGAGCACTTGTAACAAATGCAAGTAGCGGAGCAGTTTTAAAAACTGATCTATAA
- a CDS encoding ABC transporter substrate binding protein, with translation MKNLLVSIFIISLFMSALYGKSKHILVLQSYNKGLVWTDNISKGVEDVLLSQKNPYEITTEYMDTKKINNKEYMEQMYKLFLMKMKIQKFDAVIAGDNEAAEFILEYKEELFENVPLIFCGIDKRDPGLNIDMVLKKGITLILESKEIKINMQFITKILPNLKELYVINDYTGASVLVNNTYRREAEALEEKGIRVVLNFDGNLEEIEEDIKNLPKNSAVLFGSLFRDKNGNYVPYYDVNRVLNTSKVPLFAMSDSHFGKGVIGGYLLRGYDLGKAAAKEAIDILEKGEKPLKEPIVIPSQWTFDYRILEKYNINMSKIPKESIIINLPKTFFEKNKKLVEYSFILLPFLIISLIFAIINNYQKYKLSQKLKAQSELQAVLLNNIHSSIFWIDNQSRVKGCNNSFCRMLNMPQDEIIGKEICEIFFKFCDMSIKESLKELKEIEFTIDERIYRLTSQIFMNNKGENGGIVSIITDITEKKQLEVNTQFIVQQSKLSEVGEMLSAIVHQWKNPLVELSAVAHKMLYYDKKEKLTSKDIKIFYDNIMTQTIYMSETIDGFRDFIRPSNTPKAFNVDTGLKEVLMLLSHSLKYDHIELDYINSSKEFCFAYGYPNEFKQVVVSIINNARDAIVEEKNLNSTLKGKITLTLKKNTEGIDLFVDDNGCGIKEKVMDQIFNPFFTTKSRGDGFGLYMAKLIIENKMEGRIKISSLEKGTRVSISIPISESIT, from the coding sequence ATGAAAAATTTATTAGTTTCAATTTTTATAATAAGTCTTTTTATGTCAGCTTTATATGGGAAAAGCAAGCATATTCTGGTCTTACAATCATATAATAAAGGTTTGGTTTGGACAGATAATATTTCAAAAGGTGTTGAAGATGTTCTTCTGTCTCAAAAAAATCCTTATGAGATTACAACAGAGTATATGGATACAAAAAAGATAAATAATAAAGAATATATGGAGCAGATGTATAAACTTTTTCTTATGAAAATGAAGATACAAAAGTTTGATGCTGTAATTGCTGGAGATAATGAAGCTGCTGAGTTTATTTTAGAATATAAAGAGGAGCTTTTTGAAAATGTCCCTCTGATATTTTGTGGAATTGATAAACGAGATCCTGGTTTAAATATAGATATGGTACTAAAAAAAGGTATCACTTTGATTTTAGAGAGTAAAGAGATAAAAATCAATATGCAGTTTATAACTAAAATTTTGCCAAATTTGAAAGAGCTGTATGTTATAAATGATTATACAGGAGCTTCGGTTTTAGTAAATAATACATATAGACGAGAGGCAGAAGCCTTAGAGGAAAAGGGTATTAGAGTAGTTCTTAATTTCGATGGGAATTTAGAAGAGATTGAGGAAGATATAAAAAATCTTCCAAAAAATAGTGCAGTATTATTTGGTAGTTTATTTAGAGATAAAAATGGTAATTATGTTCCCTATTATGATGTAAATAGAGTTTTAAATACTTCAAAAGTTCCTCTTTTTGCCATGTCTGATTCACACTTTGGAAAAGGCGTGATAGGAGGCTATCTTTTAAGAGGTTATGATTTAGGAAAGGCTGCTGCAAAAGAGGCAATAGATATTTTAGAAAAAGGGGAAAAACCTCTAAAAGAGCCAATAGTAATCCCTTCTCAATGGACATTTGATTATAGAATTCTTGAAAAATATAATATAAATATGTCAAAAATACCTAAAGAATCAATTATTATAAATCTTCCTAAAACTTTTTTTGAAAAAAATAAAAAGCTGGTTGAATACTCTTTTATTCTTCTTCCTTTTTTAATAATCTCTTTGATTTTTGCAATAATAAACAACTATCAAAAATATAAATTAAGTCAAAAACTAAAAGCCCAAAGTGAGTTACAGGCAGTTTTGCTTAATAATATACATAGTTCTATTTTTTGGATTGATAATCAAAGTAGAGTTAAAGGGTGTAACAACTCTTTTTGTAGAATGCTAAATATGCCCCAAGATGAAATTATTGGAAAAGAGATTTGTGAAATCTTTTTTAAATTTTGTGATATGTCAATAAAAGAGAGCTTAAAAGAGTTAAAAGAGATTGAGTTTACAATAGATGAAAGAATATATAGACTTACAAGTCAGATATTTATGAACAACAAAGGTGAAAATGGTGGTATAGTTTCTATTATTACAGATATTACAGAGAAAAAACAACTTGAAGTTAATACCCAGTTTATTGTTCAACAATCAAAACTTTCAGAAGTTGGAGAGATGCTTTCTGCAATTGTTCATCAATGGAAAAATCCTCTTGTGGAATTATCAGCAGTTGCCCATAAAATGCTCTATTATGACAAAAAAGAAAAACTTACAAGTAAAGATATAAAAATATTTTATGATAATATTATGACACAAACCATATATATGAGTGAAACAATAGATGGCTTTAGAGATTTTATTAGACCATCTAATACTCCAAAAGCCTTTAATGTAGATACGGGCTTAAAAGAGGTTTTAATGCTTTTATCACACTCCTTAAAATATGATCATATTGAACTTGATTATATAAATAGTTCAAAAGAGTTTTGTTTTGCGTATGGCTATCCAAATGAGTTTAAACAAGTTGTTGTTAGTATAATTAATAATGCAAGAGATGCTATAGTGGAAGAAAAAAATCTAAATAGTACTCTAAAAGGAAAAATCACACTAACTTTGAAAAAAAATACAGAAGGTATAGACCTCTTTGTTGATGACAATGGATGTGGAATAAAAGAAAAAGTTATGGATCAAATATTTAATCCATTCTTTACAACAAAAAGCAGAGGTGATGGTTTTGGTTTATATATGGCAAAGTTAATTATAGAGAATAAAATGGAAGGTAGAATAAAAATCTCGTCCTTAGAAAAAGGTACAAGAGTAAGTATTTCTATACCAATATCAGAGAGTATAACTTAA
- a CDS encoding TorD/DmsD family molecular chaperone, with the protein MKDCNVLAYMASIFSQFLYNPPKEEMWEDIKEKKILLEWFIHSNSTSNVQANLLWKESHFKEDYLELAVDYTDLFICDEISLKAPPYGSYYLDISGELYSRESDNVKSLYNQCSFFTDALFGQPADFIAIELEFLSTLLFNLEKDATYKEALKIFLEENFLPWVGVWAKDLQSNAKSSFYKGLGFHIQNFCEILIEEFCINNYEKKILRRAS; encoded by the coding sequence ATGAAAGATTGTAATGTATTAGCCTATATGGCATCTATATTTTCACAGTTTTTATATAATCCTCCAAAAGAGGAGATGTGGGAAGATATAAAAGAGAAAAAAATTCTATTAGAGTGGTTTATTCACTCTAATAGCACAAGTAACGTTCAAGCAAATCTTTTATGGAAAGAATCTCATTTCAAAGAGGATTATTTAGAGTTAGCAGTGGATTATACAGATCTTTTTATATGTGATGAGATCTCTTTAAAAGCTCCTCCTTATGGTTCATATTATCTTGATATTTCAGGGGAACTTTATTCAAGAGAGTCTGATAATGTAAAATCACTATATAATCAATGTTCTTTCTTCACAGATGCACTCTTTGGGCAACCTGCTGATTTTATTGCTATTGAATTAGAGTTTTTAAGTACTCTTCTTTTTAATCTTGAAAAAGATGCTACTTATAAAGAAGCCCTTAAAATATTTTTAGAAGAGAACTTTTTACCTTGGGTTGGAGTATGGGCAAAAGATTTACAATCAAATGCAAAAAGCTCATTTTATAAAGGTTTGGGATTCCATATACAAAATTTTTGTGAGATTCTTATTGAAGAGTTTTGTATTAATAATTATGAGAAAAAAATACTAAGAAGAGCTTCTTAA
- a CDS encoding DMSO/selenate family reductase complex B subunit produces the protein MEKNRQFGFYLDQTRCVGCRTCQLACKDYKQSSIGISFRRVVEYEGGKWFQKQSGAFEQTNVFTYYTSLSCNHCDDPACTKACPTGAMHKDSYGIVSVDADKCIGCKSCAMACPYGAPQFDEESGHMTKCNGCSERLDEGLDPICVEACPFRALEAGPIKELREKHGHIAGVAPLPEYEKTRPNLCIKPEKNAQPSENGSGKAHLPQNYQEVTYDII, from the coding sequence ATGGAAAAAAATAGACAATTTGGTTTCTATCTCGACCAAACAAGATGTGTAGGATGCAGAACTTGCCAACTTGCTTGTAAAGATTATAAACAATCTTCAATTGGTATAAGTTTTAGAAGAGTTGTTGAGTATGAAGGTGGGAAATGGTTCCAAAAACAAAGTGGTGCATTTGAGCAAACAAATGTATTTACATATTACACCTCATTATCTTGTAATCACTGTGATGATCCAGCTTGTACAAAAGCATGTCCAACAGGAGCAATGCATAAAGACAGCTATGGGATTGTAAGCGTTGATGCAGATAAATGTATTGGTTGTAAATCATGTGCAATGGCATGTCCATATGGTGCTCCACAATTTGATGAAGAGTCAGGACATATGACAAAATGTAACGGATGTAGCGAAAGACTTGATGAAGGGTTAGATCCAATTTGTGTGGAAGCTTGTCCTTTTAGAGCTTTAGAAGCTGGTCCTATTAAAGAGTTAAGAGAGAAACATGGGCACATAGCAGGAGTTGCTCCGCTACCAGAATATGAAAAAACTAGACCTAATTTATGTATTAAACCAGAGAAAAATGCGCAACCTTCTGAAAATGGTTCAGGGAAAGCACATCTTCCTCAAAATTATCAGGAGGTGACTTATGACATTATATAA
- a CDS encoding Do family serine endopeptidase, translating to MKRKILFIAIFIASSVFANSIDFQMAEQNPQRVAPNTPNQILSFNNSIKDAMNSVVNIAAKRRVASNAGSIPFQMFNDPFLRRFFGDQFGEQFQENRIQRSLGSGVIISKDGYIVTNNHVIENADEISVTIGDNPKEYNAVVIGKDSDSDLAVIKIDGNNLQAISFAYSDELKVGDLIFAIGNPFGIGTTVTQGIISALNKDHVGINRYENFIQTDASINPGNSGGALVDSRGALIGINSAIITKSGGNNGVGFAIPVSMVKDVVKKLITDGKVTRGYLGVVIDDLKASINKMYTHKQGALILDVANDTPASKAGLKRGDLIYMVNNVPIRDRKTLQNTIASFKPNETIKVKLERDKKDVELAITLGNRAGLVTSEANNGNFLGGLQLSEINADMLKRFRLSSNSQGVLITYVEPNSKAEKVGFQPGDVIIQIEDIEVKNFGDMQQAIRKYNKKDKRVYVDRYGQTLLLVID from the coding sequence ATGAAAAGAAAAATACTTTTTATAGCTATATTTATAGCAAGTAGTGTTTTTGCCAACAGTATAGATTTTCAAATGGCAGAACAAAACCCACAAAGAGTAGCACCTAATACTCCAAATCAGATTTTATCATTTAATAATAGTATAAAAGATGCAATGAATTCAGTTGTAAATATTGCAGCCAAAAGAAGAGTTGCTTCAAATGCAGGGAGCATTCCATTTCAAATGTTCAATGACCCTTTCTTAAGAAGATTTTTTGGAGATCAATTTGGTGAGCAGTTTCAAGAGAATAGAATTCAAAGATCACTTGGGTCTGGTGTTATCATCTCAAAAGATGGATATATTGTAACAAACAACCATGTTATTGAAAATGCAGATGAGATCTCTGTAACTATTGGAGATAATCCAAAAGAGTACAATGCAGTTGTAATTGGTAAAGATTCAGATAGTGACTTAGCAGTTATTAAAATTGATGGGAACAATCTTCAAGCAATCAGTTTTGCATATTCTGATGAACTAAAAGTTGGAGATTTGATTTTTGCAATTGGTAACCCATTTGGTATTGGAACAACTGTAACTCAAGGTATAATTTCAGCACTTAACAAAGACCATGTTGGTATTAATAGATATGAAAACTTTATTCAAACAGATGCCTCAATCAATCCTGGAAACTCAGGTGGAGCTTTAGTTGACAGTAGAGGTGCATTAATTGGTATTAATAGTGCAATTATTACAAAATCTGGTGGGAACAATGGTGTTGGTTTTGCAATTCCAGTTTCAATGGTAAAAGATGTTGTTAAAAAACTAATTACAGATGGTAAAGTAACCAGAGGTTATTTAGGTGTAGTAATTGATGATTTAAAAGCTAGTATAAATAAAATGTATACTCACAAACAAGGGGCACTTATTTTAGATGTAGCAAATGATACTCCTGCTTCAAAAGCTGGTCTAAAAAGAGGTGACTTAATCTATATGGTAAATAATGTTCCTATTAGAGATAGAAAAACTCTACAAAATACAATTGCTTCATTTAAACCAAATGAGACAATAAAAGTAAAACTTGAAAGAGATAAAAAAGATGTTGAATTAGCTATCACTTTAGGAAATAGAGCTGGACTTGTAACCTCTGAAGCAAATAATGGAAACTTCTTAGGTGGTCTTCAATTATCTGAGATAAATGCAGATATGCTAAAAAGATTTAGACTTAGTTCAAACTCTCAAGGGGTACTAATCACTTATGTTGAACCAAATTCAAAAGCTGAAAAAGTAGGTTTTCAACCAGGGGATGTTATTATACAAATAGAAGATATCGAAGTAAAAAATTTCGGTGATATGCAACAAGCAATTAGAAAATATAATAAAAAAGACAAAAGAGTGTATGTGGACAGATATGGTCAAACACTGCTTTTAGTTATAGATTAA
- a CDS encoding response regulator transcription factor has protein sequence MVQVLMIEDDLELAQIITDYLASYDIEVTNTDSPYNGLSMLSIKEYKLLILDLTLPEIDGLELIPKIREKSDIPIIISSARDDILDKVMGLERGADDYLPKPYNPRELQARIKAILKRMSPVEKIDETVKKSDFILKEDDIQVYFKGELLNLTLAEFDILKLLIQRNGAVIAREDFIYASDHIEDDSSLKNIDVMVSRIRSKISKIDDSKTYIKSVRGIGYQLIC, from the coding sequence ATCGTTCAAGTACTAATGATAGAGGATGATTTAGAGCTTGCTCAAATCATAACTGACTACTTAGCCTCTTATGATATTGAAGTAACAAATACAGATAGTCCATACAATGGACTATCTATGTTGAGTATAAAAGAGTACAAACTTTTAATTTTAGATTTAACTCTTCCAGAGATTGATGGACTTGAACTGATTCCAAAAATAAGAGAGAAATCAGACATTCCTATTATTATTTCAAGTGCAAGGGATGATATTCTAGACAAAGTTATGGGACTTGAAAGGGGAGCTGATGATTATCTTCCTAAACCATATAATCCAAGAGAACTTCAAGCAAGAATAAAAGCTATATTAAAAAGAATGTCTCCTGTAGAAAAAATAGATGAAACAGTAAAAAAATCTGATTTTATATTAAAAGAGGATGATATTCAAGTATATTTCAAAGGGGAACTTCTAAATCTTACTTTGGCAGAGTTTGATATTTTAAAACTTCTTATTCAAAGAAATGGTGCAGTTATAGCAAGGGAAGATTTTATCTATGCAAGTGACCATATAGAAGATGATAGTAGTTTAAAAAATATTGATGTTATGGTTTCAAGAATTAGATCAAAAATCTCTAAAATAGATGATAGTAAAACCTATATTAAATCAGTAAGAGGAATTGGTTATCAACTAATATGCTAA
- a CDS encoding DMSO/selenate family reductase complex A subunit, whose translation MQVSRRQFLQWSGAVGGSVAASTVLPIPSLAEKTKVTKKEYDAIKWAGCTINCGSKCAIRVFVNDNKIDHIETDNTGGDEFGSHQVRACLRGRSNRFRVYNPNRLKYPLKRVGKRGEGKFVRISWDEAIDTIANKLKEVKEKYGNEAILIPYNTGTTGGLMNRGTKGPFMRLLSMYGGYINYHNSYSTGQISNALTYFYGTHRGSDIMQIENTKLVVMFGNNPVETRMSGGGTGYAYKTALEKSGAKVIHIDPRYSDSLVGACDQWIPIEPGTDAALVAGLAHVMISENLHDKAFLDKYCVGFSSNTLPEGAPQNGSYEDYIMGRGDDKTEKTPLWAEKITKIPAETIVKLAREIASVKPCYIAQGWGAQRHSNGEQSARAIATLNVMTGNLGVPGTNCGGREHTTGWIEPASLPFKNPIKDSIPCFLWTDAIVRGKEMTDLTDGIKHTKQLKQNIKFILNSGGNCLINQHSDTNRTAKILEDDTLCEFIVDINVTRTSSNKFADIILPDATPLEQEDFVRSSAGYSNDRPYIIYSQKAIEPLGEAMTNYDMCIKLAEKLGGQELVDKFTEGRTQVQWLEHLWNMKFENKPDMPTFEEMRKMGILKFPRYEKPFIIHEEFVKDPVANPLKTPTGKIEIYSTKLDQMAKTWILKKGQKINPLPEFVEAKNGPLDPIRKKYPLQIFGYHYKGRTHSSFWESAPIREINPNELWMNPLDAKIRALKTGDKALVYNDHGKILLTVKVTSKILPGVTTCPQGGWYKNENGIDVGGCINTLTDLEPTAISKANPQHSALVEIEKYRA comes from the coding sequence ATGCAAGTTAGTCGACGACAATTTTTGCAATGGAGTGGAGCAGTAGGAGGAAGTGTTGCAGCAAGTACAGTTCTACCTATTCCCTCTTTAGCAGAAAAAACAAAAGTTACAAAAAAAGAGTATGACGCTATAAAATGGGCTGGATGTACTATCAATTGTGGTAGTAAATGTGCCATAAGAGTATTTGTAAATGACAATAAAATTGATCATATAGAGACAGATAACACAGGTGGTGATGAATTTGGTTCTCACCAAGTTAGAGCCTGTTTAAGAGGTAGATCAAATAGATTTAGAGTATATAATCCAAATAGATTAAAATATCCTCTAAAAAGAGTTGGGAAAAGAGGAGAAGGAAAATTTGTAAGAATCTCTTGGGATGAAGCAATTGACACAATTGCAAACAAACTTAAAGAGGTAAAAGAGAAATATGGAAATGAAGCAATTTTAATCCCATATAATACAGGAACAACTGGTGGATTAATGAATAGAGGGACAAAAGGACCTTTTATGAGATTATTGTCAATGTATGGAGGATATATTAACTATCATAACTCTTATTCAACTGGACAAATTTCAAATGCTTTAACTTACTTCTATGGTACTCACAGAGGTAGTGATATTATGCAAATTGAAAATACAAAACTTGTTGTAATGTTTGGAAATAATCCAGTTGAAACAAGAATGAGTGGTGGGGGAACGGGATATGCTTATAAAACTGCTTTAGAAAAAAGTGGCGCAAAAGTGATCCATATAGATCCAAGATATTCAGACAGTTTAGTTGGTGCTTGTGACCAATGGATTCCAATTGAACCAGGAACAGATGCCGCTTTAGTTGCAGGATTAGCTCATGTTATGATTAGTGAAAATCTACATGACAAAGCATTCTTAGACAAATATTGTGTTGGGTTTTCAAGCAATACACTTCCTGAAGGTGCACCACAAAATGGTTCATATGAAGATTACATTATGGGAAGAGGAGATGATAAAACAGAAAAAACTCCTTTATGGGCTGAGAAAATCACAAAAATTCCAGCTGAAACTATTGTAAAACTTGCTAGAGAGATTGCAAGTGTAAAACCATGTTATATCGCTCAAGGTTGGGGTGCACAAAGACACTCAAATGGTGAACAATCTGCAAGAGCAATTGCAACATTAAATGTAATGACAGGAAATTTAGGAGTTCCAGGAACAAACTGTGGAGGGAGAGAGCATACAACAGGATGGATTGAACCTGCAAGTTTACCTTTTAAAAACCCAATAAAAGACTCTATTCCATGTTTTTTATGGACAGATGCAATTGTAAGAGGTAAAGAGATGACAGATTTAACTGATGGTATTAAACATACTAAACAGTTAAAACAAAATATCAAATTTATCTTAAATAGTGGTGGTAACTGTCTTATAAATCAACACAGTGATACAAATAGAACTGCAAAAATCTTAGAAGATGACACACTTTGTGAGTTTATTGTTGATATAAATGTAACAAGAACATCAAGTAATAAATTTGCAGATATTATCTTACCTGATGCAACTCCACTTGAACAAGAGGATTTTGTAAGATCAAGTGCTGGTTACTCAAATGACAGACCATATATTATCTATTCACAAAAAGCAATAGAACCACTTGGTGAGGCAATGACAAACTATGATATGTGTATTAAACTTGCTGAAAAACTAGGTGGTCAAGAGTTAGTTGATAAATTCACTGAAGGAAGAACTCAAGTTCAATGGTTAGAGCATTTGTGGAATATGAAATTTGAAAATAAACCAGATATGCCAACTTTTGAAGAGATGAGAAAAATGGGTATTTTAAAATTCCCAAGATATGAAAAACCATTTATTATTCATGAAGAGTTTGTAAAAGATCCTGTTGCGAACCCTTTAAAAACACCAACAGGGAAAATAGAGATTTACAGTACAAAACTAGACCAAATGGCAAAAACTTGGATTTTAAAAAAGGGGCAAAAAATAAATCCTTTACCAGAGTTTGTTGAGGCAAAAAATGGTCCATTGGATCCAATTAGAAAAAAATACCCTTTACAAATTTTTGGTTATCACTATAAAGGAAGAACTCACTCAAGTTTTTGGGAAAGTGCTCCAATTAGAGAGATAAACCCAAATGAATTATGGATGAACCCACTTGATGCGAAAATAAGAGCTCTTAAAACAGGAGACAAAGCGTTGGTATACAATGATCATGGGAAAATTTTATTAACAGTAAAAGTTACTTCAAAAATTTTACCTGGTGTTACAACTTGCCCACAAGGTGGATGGTATAAAAATGAAAATGGAATTGATGTGGGAGGTTGTATTAATACATTAACTGACTTAGAACCTACTGCAATTTCAAAAGCTAATCCTCAACACTCTGCATTAGTTGAGATTGAAAAATATAGAGCTTAA
- a CDS encoding DmsC/YnfH family molybdoenzyme membrane anchor subunit, whose protein sequence is MTLYNSFIEELPLILFTVIAQSAVGFSLLYAFNNGATASEDRSYKKFGMIFIVLVALGMITSTFHLGDPFHAPYMITRVFGFTQNDSFVISWLPLEIVGIALMLLLGVAILLKGNKNLIYILPVVGLAMLYAMGNIYGSMANTIPTWNLNLTLLLFFSSALLLGSIAYTAFIASESKEYKYSVIAAVIGFVLFVLASVLYTFHLGNLNLDIVGNAFELADGKYELLIGWGIILCGLSLVLLLIEEDNTKFAKIAFVVSFIGVFLTRIVFYGLITSHIFIG, encoded by the coding sequence ATGACATTATATAACTCATTTATAGAGGAATTACCTCTAATACTTTTTACAGTAATTGCACAAAGTGCAGTTGGTTTCTCACTTCTGTATGCCTTTAACAATGGTGCTACAGCAAGTGAAGATAGAAGTTATAAAAAATTTGGGATGATTTTTATTGTTCTTGTAGCGTTGGGAATGATTACCTCAACTTTTCACTTAGGTGATCCTTTCCATGCACCATATATGATTACAAGAGTTTTTGGATTTACACAAAATGATAGTTTTGTAATCTCTTGGTTGCCTTTAGAGATTGTTGGTATTGCTCTAATGCTTTTATTGGGTGTTGCTATTTTATTAAAAGGGAATAAAAACCTAATTTATATCTTACCTGTAGTTGGTTTGGCAATGTTATATGCAATGGGTAATATCTATGGTTCAATGGCAAATACAATTCCTACTTGGAATCTAAATTTAACTTTATTACTATTTTTCTCTTCAGCCTTGTTGTTAGGTTCAATTGCCTATACAGCCTTTATTGCTAGTGAGAGTAAAGAGTATAAATATTCAGTTATTGCAGCAGTAATTGGATTTGTCCTTTTTGTTTTAGCATCAGTTCTTTATACATTCCATTTAGGAAATCTAAATTTGGATATTGTTGGAAATGCTTTTGAGTTAGCAGATGGAAAATATGAGCTTCTAATTGGTTGGGGAATTATACTTTGTGGACTTAGTTTGGTTTTACTTTTAATTGAAGAAGATAATACAAAATTTGCGAAAATTGCCTTTGTTGTATCTTTCATAGGTGTATTTTTAACAAGAATTGTATTTTATGGATTAATTACATCTCATATATTTATAGGATAA